In Nocardioides dokdonensis FR1436, the following are encoded in one genomic region:
- a CDS encoding aminoglycoside phosphotransferase family protein — MRLRLPAEVLAFADRGPAWAAYVAALPGTLADLLAEWALTATGEMWWGHASVVLPVLDDAGVEVVLKVAFPDLETQHEALALQHWGGRGAVRLLRADPRRRAVLLERLARTDLTDLWDVHACEAAAGLYARLHVPAPPQLLRLTDHVGRYADPLRALPPQAPLPRRMVEQCLSLLRDLGTDERSTGVLVHGDLHYENVLADPRHEGEWLAIDPHAMSGDPHWEPAPLLWNRWEELHGDVRGGVRRRFHAVLDTAGLDEDRAVAWTVVRQVLNVLWLVQDAVAAGRSLDVEQRTMVTRMLSVAKAVQE; from the coding sequence GTGCGGCTGCGGCTGCCGGCGGAGGTGCTCGCCTTCGCCGACCGCGGCCCCGCCTGGGCGGCGTACGTCGCCGCGCTGCCCGGCACGCTCGCGGACCTGCTGGCCGAGTGGGCGCTGACGGCCACCGGCGAGATGTGGTGGGGGCACGCCTCCGTGGTGCTGCCGGTGCTGGACGACGCCGGCGTCGAGGTGGTGCTCAAGGTGGCCTTCCCCGACCTCGAGACCCAGCACGAGGCCCTCGCGCTGCAGCACTGGGGTGGTCGCGGCGCCGTCCGCCTGCTGCGCGCCGACCCCCGCCGTCGGGCCGTCCTGCTCGAGCGGCTCGCGCGCACGGACCTCACGGACCTGTGGGACGTGCACGCCTGCGAGGCGGCCGCCGGCCTGTACGCACGGCTGCACGTGCCTGCTCCGCCACAGCTGCTGCGGCTCACCGACCACGTCGGCCGCTACGCCGACCCGCTGCGCGCGCTGCCGCCGCAGGCGCCGCTGCCGCGACGGATGGTCGAGCAGTGCCTCTCGCTGCTGCGCGACCTGGGAACCGACGAGCGGAGCACGGGCGTGCTGGTGCACGGCGACCTGCACTACGAGAACGTGCTCGCCGACCCGCGCCATGAGGGGGAGTGGCTCGCCATCGACCCGCACGCGATGAGCGGGGACCCGCACTGGGAGCCCGCGCCCCTGCTGTGGAACCGCTGGGAGGAGCTGCACGGCGACGTCCGTGGCGGCGTACGACGCCGGTTCCACGCGGTGCTCGACACTGCCGGGCTCGACGAGGACCGGGCCGTGGCCTGGACGGTGGTGCGCCAGGTGCTGAACGTGCTGTGGCTCGTCCAGGACGCCGTCGCCGCCGGCCGCTCCCTCGACGTCGAGCAACGCACGATGGTCACCCGGATGCTCAGCGTGGCCAAGGCCGTCCAGGAGTGA
- the lepA gene encoding translation elongation factor 4: protein MLRNFCIIAHIDHGKSTLADRMLQLTGVVDARAARAQYLDRMDIERERGITIKSQAVRMPWGVEAGNDETAEPGTYVLNMIDTPGHVDFTYEVSRSLEACETAVLLVDAAQGIEAQTLANLYLAMGADLHIIPVLNKIDLPSANPDKYAAELAGLVGCEPEDVLRVSAKTGFGVEALLNEIVKQTPAPVGDADAPARALIFDSVYDTYRGVITYVRVIDGSLNHRDRIKMMSTGATHEMLEVGVISPEQVKAGELGVGEVGYLITGVKDVRQSRVGDTVTTQHHGATEMLGGYKHPNPMVYAGLYPIDGDRFGDLREALEKLQLNDAALTYEPETSGALGFGFRIGFLGLLHMEITRDRLEREFDLELISTAPNVVYDVLMEDGSEVVVTNPSEFPEGKIDEVREPVVKATILSPSDHIGVIMELCQTKRGTLEGMDYLSEDRVEMRYTLPMGEIVFDFFDQLKSRTKGYASLDYQRSGEQAADLVKVDILLQGEPVDAFSAIVHRDTAYSYGVMMAGKLKDLIPRQQFEVPIQAAIGARVIARENIRAIRKDVLAKCYGGDISRKRKLLEKQKEGKKRMKMVGRVEVPQEAFVAALSTTPAPDKTKK, encoded by the coding sequence ATGCTCCGCAACTTCTGCATCATCGCGCACATCGACCACGGCAAGTCCACGCTTGCCGACCGGATGCTGCAGCTCACCGGTGTGGTCGACGCGCGTGCGGCACGTGCGCAGTACCTCGACCGGATGGACATCGAGCGCGAGCGCGGCATCACGATCAAGAGCCAGGCGGTGCGGATGCCCTGGGGCGTCGAGGCGGGCAACGACGAGACGGCCGAGCCCGGCACCTACGTGCTCAACATGATCGACACCCCCGGGCACGTCGACTTCACCTACGAGGTCTCGCGCTCCCTCGAGGCCTGCGAGACCGCGGTCCTGCTCGTGGACGCGGCGCAGGGCATCGAGGCGCAGACCCTGGCCAACCTCTACCTGGCGATGGGTGCCGACCTGCACATCATCCCGGTGCTCAACAAGATCGACCTGCCCAGCGCCAACCCCGACAAGTACGCCGCCGAGCTGGCCGGCCTCGTCGGCTGCGAGCCGGAGGACGTGCTGCGCGTCAGCGCCAAGACCGGCTTCGGTGTCGAGGCGCTGCTCAACGAGATCGTCAAGCAGACCCCCGCGCCGGTGGGCGACGCCGACGCCCCCGCCCGCGCCCTCATCTTCGACTCCGTCTACGACACCTACCGCGGCGTCATCACCTACGTGCGTGTCATCGACGGCTCGCTCAACCACCGCGACCGCATCAAGATGATGTCGACCGGCGCCACCCACGAGATGCTCGAGGTCGGCGTGATCAGCCCCGAGCAGGTCAAGGCCGGCGAGCTCGGGGTCGGCGAGGTCGGCTACCTCATCACCGGGGTGAAGGACGTGCGACAGTCGCGCGTGGGTGACACCGTCACCACCCAGCACCACGGCGCCACGGAGATGCTCGGCGGCTACAAGCACCCGAACCCGATGGTCTACGCCGGGCTCTACCCGATCGACGGGGACCGGTTCGGCGACCTGCGCGAGGCGCTCGAGAAGCTGCAGCTCAACGACGCCGCGCTGACCTACGAGCCGGAGACCTCCGGTGCGCTCGGCTTCGGCTTCCGGATCGGCTTCCTGGGTCTGCTGCACATGGAGATCACCCGCGACCGGCTCGAGCGCGAGTTCGACCTCGAGCTGATCTCCACCGCGCCGAACGTGGTCTACGACGTGCTCATGGAGGACGGCTCCGAGGTCGTCGTCACCAACCCGAGCGAGTTCCCCGAGGGCAAGATCGACGAGGTCCGGGAGCCGGTGGTCAAGGCGACGATCCTGAGCCCCAGCGACCACATCGGCGTCATCATGGAGCTGTGCCAGACCAAGCGCGGCACGTTGGAGGGCATGGACTACCTCTCCGAGGACCGTGTCGAGATGCGCTACACGCTGCCGATGGGCGAGATCGTCTTCGACTTCTTCGACCAGCTGAAGTCGAGGACCAAGGGCTACGCCTCGCTGGACTACCAGCGCTCGGGCGAGCAGGCCGCCGACCTGGTCAAGGTCGACATCCTGCTGCAGGGCGAGCCGGTGGACGCCTTCTCGGCGATCGTGCACCGCGACACCGCCTACTCCTACGGCGTGATGATGGCCGGCAAGCTCAAGGACCTGATCCCGCGCCAGCAGTTCGAGGTGCCGATCCAGGCCGCCATCGGCGCCCGGGTGATCGCCCGAGAGAACATCCGCGCGATCCGCAAGGACGTGCTCGCCAAGTGCTACGGCGGCGACATCAGCCGCAAGCGCAAGCTGCTGGAGAAGCAGAAGGAGGGCAAGAAGCGGATGAAGATGGTCGGCCGCGTCGAGGTCCCCCAGGAGGCCTTCGTGGCCGCGCTCTCCACCACCCCGGCTCCCGACAAGACCAAGAAGTAG
- a CDS encoding nuclear transport factor 2 family protein gives MDTPGSTTTGSPAPDPTEALVLAYWAAAEAREWTTFSALLAADLVCTYPQTRERVRGREAWARYNREYPGDWHLSVTRVVARGRQAVSEISVAVDGESWTGITFFDLDDQGLVAAVEEWWPDPYEPPSGRAHLVERY, from the coding sequence ATGGACACCCCGGGCTCCACCACCACCGGCTCCCCCGCACCCGACCCGACCGAGGCGCTGGTGCTGGCCTACTGGGCAGCTGCCGAGGCGCGCGAGTGGACGACGTTCAGCGCCCTGCTGGCCGCCGACCTGGTCTGCACCTACCCCCAGACCCGTGAGCGGGTGCGCGGGCGCGAGGCCTGGGCCCGCTACAACCGGGAGTACCCGGGCGACTGGCACCTGAGCGTGACCAGGGTGGTCGCACGCGGGCGCCAGGCGGTCTCCGAGATCAGCGTCGCGGTGGACGGCGAGTCGTGGACCGGCATCACCTTCTTCGACCTCGACGACCAGGGGCTGGTCGCGGCCGTCGAGGAGTGGTGGCCCGATCCCTACGAGCCGCCGTCGGGCCGGGCCCACCTGGTGGAGCGCTACTGA
- a CDS encoding thiamine pyrophosphate-dependent enzyme, whose amino-acid sequence MTTVAELLIEAIADHGTTEVWGVVGDALNPVTDAIRREDRLTWMGVRHEEVAAFAAGAQAQLTGRLGVCMGTVGPGAVHLLNGLYDAKKSHAPVLAIVGQVPRAEIGSDFFQEVDNDVLFADVSVFSATVTDPAQLPTLVEQAGNAALQQRGVAVLTLPGDVGGLDLPSGTRVPRFVTDDPPAAPVADALRAAVDAISSADKVTLLVGQGARQARAEVLELAERLGAPMVVALKGKEGFDHENPYEVGQSGLLGNPATTLALETCDLLLMVGTDFPYKDFYPSGKTVVQIDRDGTHIGRRHPVDHAVVGDARLAVGAMLPHLERRESRGHLEHARAAYEKWQELQQHFVDPDYEKKPAGFLRRKVDNPERRIRPELLAGLVDRHAAPDAVFTTDTGMATTWLSRFVRIDRDRRLLGSFNLGSMANALPQALGAQALDRHRQVVAFCGDGGLTMLMGDLITAVTHDLPVKLVVFDNGRLGMVKLEMEQVGMAEYGTVLDNPDLARVAEAIGMRGIRVEDPHDLDDAVRRALAHDGPVLLDVVTNPDEIAVPSKPTLEQGWGFAIAKAKEMVISPE is encoded by the coding sequence ATGACCACCGTTGCGGAGCTCCTGATCGAGGCCATCGCCGACCACGGCACGACCGAGGTGTGGGGCGTCGTCGGGGACGCCCTGAACCCCGTCACCGACGCCATCCGTCGCGAGGACCGGTTGACCTGGATGGGGGTGCGGCACGAGGAGGTCGCCGCCTTCGCCGCCGGCGCGCAGGCTCAGCTGACCGGCCGCCTCGGGGTCTGCATGGGCACGGTCGGGCCGGGCGCCGTCCACCTGCTCAACGGCCTGTACGACGCCAAGAAGTCCCACGCGCCGGTGCTGGCCATCGTCGGCCAGGTGCCGCGGGCCGAGATCGGCAGCGACTTCTTCCAGGAGGTCGACAACGACGTCCTCTTCGCCGACGTGTCGGTCTTCTCGGCCACCGTCACCGATCCCGCCCAGCTGCCCACCCTGGTCGAGCAGGCCGGCAACGCGGCGCTCCAGCAGCGCGGGGTGGCAGTGCTGACCCTGCCCGGCGACGTCGGCGGGCTGGACCTGCCCTCCGGCACGCGCGTCCCGCGATTCGTCACCGACGACCCGCCGGCCGCGCCGGTGGCCGACGCGCTGCGGGCCGCGGTCGACGCCATCTCGTCGGCGGACAAGGTGACGCTCCTCGTCGGGCAGGGGGCCCGGCAGGCCCGGGCGGAGGTCCTGGAGCTCGCCGAGCGGCTCGGGGCCCCGATGGTCGTCGCGCTCAAGGGCAAGGAGGGCTTCGACCACGAGAACCCCTACGAGGTCGGTCAGTCGGGGCTGCTCGGCAACCCCGCGACGACGCTCGCCCTCGAGACCTGCGACCTGCTGCTGATGGTCGGCACCGACTTCCCCTACAAGGACTTCTACCCCTCGGGGAAGACGGTCGTGCAGATCGACCGCGACGGCACCCACATCGGCCGCCGGCACCCGGTCGACCACGCGGTGGTCGGGGATGCCCGTCTCGCCGTCGGTGCGATGCTGCCGCACCTCGAGCGGCGCGAGAGCCGCGGACACCTCGAGCACGCCCGCGCGGCGTACGAGAAGTGGCAGGAGCTGCAGCAGCACTTCGTCGACCCCGACTACGAGAAGAAGCCCGCCGGCTTCCTGCGCCGCAAGGTCGACAACCCCGAGCGCCGCATCCGCCCCGAGCTGCTCGCCGGGCTCGTGGACCGGCACGCCGCGCCGGACGCCGTGTTCACCACCGACACGGGGATGGCCACGACGTGGCTCTCCCGGTTCGTGCGCATCGACCGCGACCGGCGGCTGCTGGGCTCCTTCAACCTCGGCTCGATGGCCAACGCGCTGCCGCAGGCGCTCGGGGCGCAGGCCCTCGACCGCCACCGGCAGGTCGTCGCCTTCTGCGGCGACGGCGGCCTGACCATGCTGATGGGCGACCTCATCACGGCCGTGACCCACGACCTCCCGGTCAAGCTCGTGGTCTTCGACAACGGCCGGCTCGGCATGGTCAAGCTCGAGATGGAGCAGGTCGGGATGGCCGAGTACGGCACCGTCCTGGACAACCCCGACCTGGCCCGGGTCGCCGAGGCGATCGGCATGCGGGGCATCCGGGTCGAGGACCCGCACGACCTCGACGACGCCGTACGCCGCGCGCTCGCGCACGACGGGCCGGTGCTGCTCGACGTGGTCACCAACCCCGACGAGATCGCCGTGCCCTCGAAGCCCACCCTCGAGCAGGGCTGGGGCTTCGCGATCGCCAAGGCCAAGGAGATGGTGATCAGCCCCGAGTGA